In Leptospira sp. WS58.C1, a single genomic region encodes these proteins:
- a CDS encoding holo-ACP synthase, giving the protein MKLRSQPLASFESITSPYASVGVDLTFIPEFKESLQDKATFFFKITFTDWERKKGETKPENQRAGFFAGRYAAKEALIKALDGYRLFQKPDLNVNYSEIEIRNDDYGRPYFRFYGNFETYLNNIKPNSIRLSISHTGDYAFSEVLLIF; this is encoded by the coding sequence ATGAAACTAAGATCGCAACCTCTTGCCAGTTTTGAATCGATTACGAGTCCTTATGCTTCCGTAGGAGTGGATCTTACTTTTATTCCTGAATTCAAGGAAAGTTTGCAAGATAAGGCTACCTTCTTCTTTAAGATCACTTTTACGGATTGGGAAAGAAAGAAGGGAGAAACAAAACCTGAAAACCAAAGGGCCGGCTTTTTTGCGGGAAGATATGCCGCTAAAGAAGCGTTGATCAAAGCTTTGGACGGATATCGTTTATTCCAAAAACCCGATCTGAATGTGAACTATTCGGAAATAGAAATACGGAATGATGATTATGGCCGTCCCTATTTTCGTTTTTACGGAAACTTTGAAACATATTTGAATAATATAAAGCCGAATTCGATCCGGCTAAGCATCAGCCATACGGGGGATTATGCATTTTCCGAAGTCCTCCTGATCTTTTAG